In one Nocardioides luteus genomic region, the following are encoded:
- a CDS encoding helix-turn-helix domain-containing protein yields the protein MLDALGLDNLEETVYRQLVGAPSANLDELAEAADLDSYAVSAVLAALEGKGLVARASAGQDRYVASPPAVALGALLVQRQDELRRAQVEMTELAGLYRGSVARRDVADVVDVVHGTEAIAQRFAQLQYSAKKCIQALQKPQAAVVTREDADEAERAAIERGVRHDIVLERSVFDTPGIYETIDSGLEIGIELRVVPTVPLRAFIVDREIALIPLMQGSTPSGEHNTVQDALLLHPSGLLDAILALFDLIWASAPKLVATPEGTVETAADRLEPLDTKVLSLLLAGLTDASIGAQLGLSLRTVQRRVRQMMDRAQVDTRLQLGYEAGRRGWL from the coding sequence ATGCTCGATGCGCTCGGTCTCGACAATCTCGAGGAGACGGTCTACCGCCAGCTGGTCGGCGCTCCGTCGGCCAACCTCGACGAGCTGGCCGAGGCGGCCGACCTGGACAGCTACGCGGTCTCCGCGGTGCTGGCTGCGCTCGAGGGGAAGGGCCTGGTCGCCCGGGCCTCGGCGGGCCAGGACCGATACGTCGCCTCGCCGCCGGCGGTGGCCCTGGGAGCGCTGCTGGTCCAGCGGCAGGACGAGCTGCGCCGCGCCCAGGTCGAGATGACCGAGCTGGCCGGCCTCTATCGCGGGTCGGTCGCTCGCCGCGACGTGGCCGACGTCGTCGACGTCGTCCACGGCACCGAGGCGATCGCCCAGCGGTTCGCCCAGCTGCAGTACTCGGCGAAGAAGTGCATCCAGGCGCTGCAGAAGCCGCAGGCCGCGGTCGTCACCCGGGAGGATGCCGACGAGGCCGAGCGGGCCGCGATCGAGCGCGGCGTCAGGCACGACATCGTGCTGGAGCGCTCCGTCTTCGACACCCCCGGCATCTACGAGACCATCGACTCCGGGCTCGAGATCGGGATCGAGCTGCGGGTGGTGCCCACCGTGCCGCTGCGTGCCTTCATCGTCGACCGGGAGATCGCCCTGATCCCGCTCATGCAGGGCTCGACTCCGTCGGGCGAGCACAACACGGTCCAGGACGCGCTCCTGCTGCACCCCAGCGGCCTGCTCGACGCGATCCTCGCCCTCTTCGACCTGATCTGGGCCTCGGCGCCGAAGCTGGTCGCAACCCCCGAAGGCACGGTCGAGACGGCCGCCGACCGGCTCGAGCCGCTGGACACCAAGGTGCTCTCGCTGCTGCTGGCGGGCCTGACCGACGCCTCCATCGGGGCGCAGCTCGGGCTGTCGCTGCGTACGGTCCAGCGGCGGGTGCGCCAGATGATGGACCGCGCGCAGGTCGACACCCGCCTCCAGCTCGGCTACGAGGCGGGTCGTCGCGGCTGGCTGTGA